From Paenibacillus sp. FSL H8-0537:
CCGCTCATGAAGGATCGCGTGCGCTTGCTGCTCGCTAACGTAACTAAATTCGACCTGCAGGATCGCGTCAAAGTTAGAAAGCTGGTGAAATCGACTGCCAGTATCCTGCAGGAGCCGCTTACGGATACGCAGGAGGAGCAGATCGTCGCTTTCGTTCTCGCCCAGAAGATCGACCCAAACAATACGTTTCACTTGCTCAAGCTTTGGGGCATGTTTCGCTGACCGTCTGCGGTCAGCTTTTTTTTGTTGCTTTTAGGAGATGATCATGCTTCTTATGCAACTCTATTTATCTATTATTTCCCCCATATTTTCCGTTTTTTGAAATGACTAGTTCTATCTACGGCGAACGATTATAGGACAGACGCCAATTGCATTGCAATAGTAATCAGTAACTCACATTTGGGGTGATTTAGAGGTTTGGATGATTATCGTTTGCTAGTCTGGATAATCACTAGATTGGTTCTTTAGAGTTTTGCGGTGACAGTCGTTGAGTTGGATTAGTATTCGCCCATAGAATGGAATCATGTACAGAAAACGGAAGAGAAAGGGGCGATCAGATGGTTAACAGATTGTGGAACGTGTGCAGGAAATGGACAGCGCTGACACTTGCGGGTGCTATGCTACTCGCAGCTGTGCCGTTGCCGGCGGCTGCCAGTGATATGAAAGAATGGGAGGAAGCAGTCTCCCTTGGAACGTTGTCGGAACCGGAGATTTCCAGCGCCAGCGAAGAGGTCGAGTTAAAGAGCTGGGCGCAAAAGGATTTCTCGTTGCAAATTGGAAATGTCATTGTAAATGTTACTGGTGCACTGTCGGCCGAATCCGCCTCATCCCTTACAATTCCAACGGGCCTAGTGCATTACGCCAAAAGTGAAAGCGCTTCAATAAGTTTGGATCTGAGCGGCAACGAGCTAGACGACTCAGACCTGACCAATCTGAGTACAGCTGTCGTATCCAAGCTCGCCATCGTGCCGGGCACGAACGAGCTTGTTGCCACGTTTGCGGATCAGAGCACTTATCCGGTTGAATACCGTGTTCATGTGAAGGATCAGAGCGTGTTTGAGACACCGTCTAGCTCCAGCGACTACTCCTTCGATCTGGTCGCTGGTGACCATGCCGGAGCGCTGGGCAGCCCGCCTGATGTGAAAGTGCAGCAAGCCATGCCCGCTGAAATCGACCCGGACAATACGTTGACGGTTGCGCCTCAAGGACAGCGGCTTATTGTCGGGCATACGAACGGCAATGCGAATATCGGCTCCCTGAGCGGCATCAGCTATTACGTCTTCGACGCGAGAGAGGATGCAGCCACGATTGAAGCGGATATTCAGATTAAGTCAGTCGGCAATTCAAGCAATAAGGGCGTATTCTTCGGCATGTTCGACAGCGGGAATAGCATCTCGCGAATCGCAACCATTGGGATGAGGGGGAACAAAACCCTCCGAAATGTGTACAGCAAGAGCGGAAGCCCGAATACGCCAAGCGCGGGAAGCATGAACCTTACTTATCAAATTGGGGATACGATTCGTATGGTGAATCAGAAGCAGGCTGGCGGCTGGTATTCGGAGGCAACTCTAAGCAAGCAAACATACAGTGCTTTAATTGAATACAGGAATATTGCGCTAGATGGCGGAGAGGAGGAAAGGCTGAAATACGGCTTCGCATTCTCCGATGTCGAGGCGGTTATTCGAAATCTTGTGTTTAAGGATGAGCAAGGGAATGTGCTGTATGATCAGAACGATGCTTATGCCGCCATCGGCGATGCTCCGAAGGCAACCGGGATTGCACAGCCCGTGCTGTCTGAAGACAGAACGCAAATTTCCTTATCCTGGAACGGTGATACGCCGAGTGCGGATGATGACGCAGCTTACGTCGTCGAAATGTCAACCGACGGCGGAGCAACCTATAAGATCATAGCCGATCAGTTGAAGGACAAATTCTACATGGCAACCGTGGAGGCAAGCGGCTTCTATCAGTTCAAAGTGTACGGCATAGCAGGCGCTATCCGTACGGAGCCGGTCATATCCGCCACGGTTGCGGTAGTCGAGCCGCTTGCGGCCCCGGTCGCCACAATCGAGAGCGGCGACGGAAAGCTGACGCTTCATTGGAACAGCGTGAATGAGGCCGCCACATACGCCATCTACCGCAGATCTTCTGATCAGAGCGAATATGCTCTGCTGGCCAAGGAATTAATGGCAACAACCTATACAGATACAGATGTCATAAATGAAATGCCATATTATTACTACGTTGTGGCGAATTCGGCGATCAATTCCAGCAACGGCTCGGTACCGGTATTGTCCGTGCCTTCTGCGGGGCATACGGGAGAATACGTATATGAAGACGCAGCGGCTGAACTATTCATCACGAAAAAATCTTATGACACGGTGTTTGCGGACAAAGCAACGCTTGAGGGTGTCGTCGACCGCAGCGGCACGTTGAGACTGCTTGTCAACAGTGTCGAGCAGGAACAGCTCAAGCTGAACCCGAAGGAAGCGTTCGGCTTCCGAGCCCTGCTGATGCAGGGACGCAATGATGTTACCCTCCTCTTCACGGATCAGAGTGGGAATACGACCAGATCGTCCTTCAACTTTGTATATTTAACTCATTACGATGCGATTGTCGATGCCGCCTATCAGGGTCTGCAAGGAGGGCTGTCGGAGGAGCAGCCCGGTGTCAAGCTTTACAGCACTGTGCAAGCAGCCGTTGATGCCGTACCTGCCGATAATTCGGAACGTACCGTTATTTTAATCAAGGAAGGCAGCTACGACGAGCACCTTAGAATTTCTGCGCCTAACATCAGCCTGATTGGCGAGGATCGGGATCAAGTCAATATCAACTTCTACGATCCGGTTCTGTCGCCGGAAGGTGGCAGCACCGCAGATAGGAATGCGGTATATATTCTGGAAAGCGCTGCGAACTTCTCCGCAGAGAATCTGACTTTTGAGAATACGTACCGCTACTTGGGTGATGGCTCCAAATCCAACGAATCAGCCGATGCGCTGCGGGTAG
This genomic window contains:
- a CDS encoding stage VI sporulation protein F; translation: MSYQKYGIRQQLVERIKGKLKNPLMKDRVRLLLANVTKFDLQDRVKVRKLVKSTASILQEPLTDTQEEQIVAFVLAQKIDPNNTFHLLKLWGMFR